One part of the Lycium ferocissimum isolate CSIRO_LF1 chromosome 8, AGI_CSIRO_Lferr_CH_V1, whole genome shotgun sequence genome encodes these proteins:
- the LOC132068653 gene encoding putative casein kinase II subunit beta-4 isoform X1 has translation MYRDRGGGSSKSEMVGGPLDRKRINDALDKHLDKSSPSTSRSFKDKAVSSTSKSHLDHHKNKCSDEESETDSEESEVSGSDGDDTSWISWFCNLRGNEFFCEVDDDYIQDDFNLCGLSSQVPYYDYALDLILDVESSHGDMFTEEQNELVESAAEMLYGLIHVRYILTSKGIAAMLEKYKNYDFGRCPRVYCSGQPCLPVGQSDIPRGSTVKIYCPKCEDIYYPRSKYQGNIDGAYFGTTFPHLFLMTYGHLKPQKPTQNYTPRVFGFKIHKT, from the exons ATGTATAGAGATCGAGGAGGTGGTTCATCAAAGTCAGAGATGGTAGGTGGACCGTTGGATCGAAAACGAATCAACGATGCGTTGGATAAGCACTTAGACAAGTCGTCACCATCTACATCTAGGTCTTTCAAAGACAAAGCTGTTTCATCTACAAGCAAATCGCATTTGGATCATCATAAAAACAAGTGCTCTGATg AGGAATCTGAAACGGACAGTGAAGAGTCTGAAGTTAGTGGTTCTGATGGGGATGATACTTCATGGATTTCTTGGTTTTGTAACCTGCGTGGTAATGAGTTCTTCTGTGAAGTTGATGATGATTACATTCAAGATGACTTTAACCTCTGTGGATTGAGCAGTCAAGTTCCCTACTACGATTATGCACTTGATCTCATCCTTGATGTTGAATCCTCCCATG GTGATATGTTCACAGAAGAGCAGAATGAATTGGTTGAATCGGCAGCAGAGATGTTGTATGGTTTAATTCATGTTCGGTACATTTTAACTAGCAAGGGAATAGCCGCAATG TTGGAGAAGTACAAAAACTATGACTTTGGAAGATGCCCACGAGTTTATTGCAGTGGACAGCCTTGTCTTCCTGTTGGTCAATCAGATATTCCGCGCGGAAGTACCGTAAAAATATACTGTCCTAAGTGTGAAGACATTTATTACCCTCGATCAAAGTACCAAGGCA ATATTGATGGAGCATACTTTGGGACAACATTTCCTCATCTCTTCTTGATGACTTATGGACACCTCAAGCCTCAAAAGCCAACACAAAATTACACCCCCAGGGTGTTTGGCTTCAAGATCCACAAGACTTGA
- the LOC132068653 gene encoding putative casein kinase II subunit beta-4 isoform X2, whose translation MYRDRGGGSSKSEMVGGPLDRKRINDALDKHLDKSSPSTSRSFKDKAVSSTSKSHLDHHKNKCSDEESETDSEESEVSGSDGDDTSWISWFCNLRGNEFFCEVDDDYIQDDFNLCGLSSQVPYYDYALDLILDVESSHEEQNELVESAAEMLYGLIHVRYILTSKGIAAMLEKYKNYDFGRCPRVYCSGQPCLPVGQSDIPRGSTVKIYCPKCEDIYYPRSKYQGNIDGAYFGTTFPHLFLMTYGHLKPQKPTQNYTPRVFGFKIHKT comes from the exons ATGTATAGAGATCGAGGAGGTGGTTCATCAAAGTCAGAGATGGTAGGTGGACCGTTGGATCGAAAACGAATCAACGATGCGTTGGATAAGCACTTAGACAAGTCGTCACCATCTACATCTAGGTCTTTCAAAGACAAAGCTGTTTCATCTACAAGCAAATCGCATTTGGATCATCATAAAAACAAGTGCTCTGATg AGGAATCTGAAACGGACAGTGAAGAGTCTGAAGTTAGTGGTTCTGATGGGGATGATACTTCATGGATTTCTTGGTTTTGTAACCTGCGTGGTAATGAGTTCTTCTGTGAAGTTGATGATGATTACATTCAAGATGACTTTAACCTCTGTGGATTGAGCAGTCAAGTTCCCTACTACGATTATGCACTTGATCTCATCCTTGATGTTGAATCCTCCCATG AAGAGCAGAATGAATTGGTTGAATCGGCAGCAGAGATGTTGTATGGTTTAATTCATGTTCGGTACATTTTAACTAGCAAGGGAATAGCCGCAATG TTGGAGAAGTACAAAAACTATGACTTTGGAAGATGCCCACGAGTTTATTGCAGTGGACAGCCTTGTCTTCCTGTTGGTCAATCAGATATTCCGCGCGGAAGTACCGTAAAAATATACTGTCCTAAGTGTGAAGACATTTATTACCCTCGATCAAAGTACCAAGGCA ATATTGATGGAGCATACTTTGGGACAACATTTCCTCATCTCTTCTTGATGACTTATGGACACCTCAAGCCTCAAAAGCCAACACAAAATTACACCCCCAGGGTGTTTGGCTTCAAGATCCACAAGACTTGA